The proteins below are encoded in one region of Struthio camelus isolate bStrCam1 chromosome 11, bStrCam1.hap1, whole genome shotgun sequence:
- the DRP2 gene encoding dystrophin-related protein 2 isoform X4 yields the protein MNLCWNEIKKKSHSLRARLEAFSDHSGKLQVPLQEIIDWLGQKDEELSAQLPLRGDVLLVQQEKETHAAFMEEVKSRGPYIYSVLESAQAFLSQHPFEELEEPTSESKDVSPRHRIQNISRFVWKQANVASELWEKLTARCVDQHRHIERTLEQLLEIKGAMEELSTTLDQAESVRETWEPIGDLFIDSLPEHIQSTKLFKEELSPMKDGVKVVNDLAHQLAISDVHLSVENSRALEQINTRWKQLQASINERLKQLQDAHRDFGPGSQHFLSSSVQVPWERAISPNKVPYYINHQAQTTCWDHPKMTELYQTLADLNNIKFSAYRTAMKLRRVQKALRLDMVTLATALEIFNEHDLQPSDRAMDVVEVIHCLTALYERLEEERGILVNVPLCVDMSLNWLLNVFDSGRSGKMRALSFKTGIACLCGTEVKEKFQYLFSQVANPGGLCDQRHLGVLLHEAIQVPRQLGEVAAFGGSNVEPSIRSCFRFSNGKPAIEASQFLEWANLEPQSMVWLAVLHRVTMAEQVKHQTKCSVCRQCPIKGFRYRSLKQFNVDICQTCFLTGRASKGNKLHYPIMEYYTPTTSSENMRDFATTLKNKFRSKQYFSKHPQRGYLPVQSVLEADFSETPASSPMLPHADTHSRIEHFASRLAEMESQNCSFFNDSLSPDDSLDEDQYLLRHSSPITDREPGSSQQAPHSLSTEDKGELERILAHLEDENRILQGELRRLKWQHDEAVESPTLAAGSPESVQDPRNDELLAEARILRQHKSRLETRMQILEDHNKQLESQLHRLRELLLQPPTESDGNGSAASSLASSPHQSEGSQVKEQEHNTPDTEAADEVEAKTQDVSVCLEDIMEKLRSAFPNSRGLTWTPSGAPWAGHAQGLPAPEDLRGT from the exons ATGAATCTTTGTTGGAATGAGATCAAAAAGAAATCCCACAGCCTTCG GGCTCGGCTGGAGGCCTTTTCTGATCACAGTGGGAAGCTGCAGGTCCCTCTTCAGGAGATCATAGATTGGCTTGGGCAGAAGGATGAGGAGCTCTCGGCACAGCTACCGCTCCGGGGAGACGTCCTGCTGGTGCAGCAGGAAAAAGAGACGCATGCG GCTTTCATGGAAGAAGTGAAGTCTCGGGGGCCATACATTTACTCTGTCTTGGAGTCAGCCCAAGCTTTCCTTTCCCAGCATCCGTTTGAGGAACTGGAAGAAccaacttcagaaagcaaag ATGTCTCTCCCCGGCACCGGATCCAGAACATCAGCCGCTTTGTGTGGAAGCAGGCGAATGTGGCCAGCGAGCTGTGGGAGAAGCTCACAGCCCGGTGTGTGGACCAGCACCGTCACATTGAACGGACACTGGAACAGCTGCTGGAGATTAAAGGGGCCATGGAGGAGCTCAGCACAACACTGGACCAGGCTGAAAGCGTGCGTGAAACCTGGGAACCCATTGGGGACCTCTTCATTGACTCCCTACCGGAGCACATCCAGTCAACCAAG CTGTTCAAAGAGGAGCTCTCCCCCATGAAGGATGGGGTGAAAGTAGTCAATGACCTTGCACACCAGCTCGCCATCTCGGATGTCCACTTGTCCGTGGAGAACTCCCGCGCCCTGGAGCAGATCAACACACGGTGGAAGCAGCTACAG GCCTCCATAAATGAACGACTGAAGCAGCTCCAAGATGCCCACCGAGACTTTGGACCAGGCTCCCAGCACTTCCTCTCCT CCTCTGTTCAAGTCCCTTGGGAGCGAGCCATTTCCCCCAATAAAGTGCCATACTACATCAA CCACCAGGCCCAGACGACCTGCTGGGACCACCCAAAGATGACAGAGTTATACCAAACACTGG CGGATTTGAACAACATCAAGTTCTCGGCATATCGGACAGCCATGAAACTGCGACGGGTGCAGAAAGCCCTGCGAT TGGACATGGTGACCCTGGCCACAGCCCTGGAAATCTTCAATGAGCATGACCTTCAACCCAGCGACCGGGCGATGGATGTGGTGGAAGTCATCCACTGCCTGACTGCCCTCTACGAGAGGCTGGAGGAGGAGCGGGGCATCTTGGTCAACGTGCCTCTCTGTGTGGACATGAGCCTTAACTGGCTGCTGAATGTCTTCGACAG CGGCCGCAGTGGGAAGATGAGGGCCCTCTCCTTCAAGACGGGCATTGCATGTCTGTGCGGGACGGAGGTCAAGGAGAAGTTTCAGT ATCTCTTCAGCCAAGTGGCAAACCCTGGGGGACTGTGTGACCAGCGGCACCTCGGCGTCCTGCTCCATGAGGCCATCCAGGTCCCACGCCAGCTGGGGGAGGTGGCGGCGTTTGGGGGCAGCAATGTGGAGCCCAGCATCCGCAGCTGCTTCCGCTTT AGCAACGGGAAGCCTGCCATCGAGGCATCCCAGTTCCTGGAGTGGGCCAACCTGGAGCCACAGTCCATGGTATGGCTGGCTGTGCTGCACCGGGTGACCATGGCTGAGCAGGTGAAGCACCAGACCAAGTGCTCTGTCTGCCGGCAGTGCCCTATCAAGGGCTTCAG GTATCGGAGCCTGAAGCAGTTCAACGTGGATATCTGCCAGACCTGCTTCCTGACAGGGCGAGCCAGCAAGGGCAACAAGCTGCACTACCCCATCATGGAGTACTACACACCG ACCACATCCAGCGAGAACATGAGGGACTTTGCCACAACACTGAAGAACAAGTTTCGATCCAAGCAGTACTTCAGCAAGCACCCTCAGAGAGGGTACCTGCCTGTCCAGTCCGTGCTTGAGGCCGACTTCTCTGAGAC ACCAGCTTCATCCCCGATGTTACCACATGCCGACACCCACTCCCGGATTGAGCATTTTGCAAGCAG gCTTGCAGAGATGGAAAGCCAGAACTGCTCTTTCTTTAACGACAGCCTGTCCCCCGATGATAGCCT GGATGAGGACCAGTACTTGCTGCGCCATTCCAGCCCCATCACCGACAGAGAGCCCGGGAGCAGCCAGCaggccccgcacagcctcagcacGGAAGACAAGGGGGAACTGGAGCGAATCCTGGCCCACTTAGAGGATGAAAACAG GATCCTCCAGGGAGAGCTGAGACGTTTGAAATGGCAGCATGatgaagctgtggagtctccaacctTGGCTGCAGGTTCCCCTGAATCAGTGCAAGACCCACGTAACGATGAGCTCCTGGCAGAAGCGCGAATTCTTCGGCAGCACAAGAGCCGTCTGGAGACCCGCATGCAGATCCTGGAGGACCACAACAAGCAGCTGGAGTCCCAACTGcaccggctgagagagctgctgctgcag CCTCCGACAGAGTCAGATGGCAACGGTTCGGCAGCTTCTTCCTTGGCTTCGTCTCCGCACCAGTCtgagggcagccaggtgaaggagCAGGAACACAACACCCCTGACACCGAAGCTGCAG atgAGGTGGAGGCCAAAACACAGGATGTCAGTGTATGCCTGGAGGACATCATGGAGAAGCTGCGGAGCGCCTTCCCCAACTCTCGAG gcctcacctggactccCTCGGGAGCACCCTGGGCCGGTCACGCACAAGGCTTGCCAGCTCCAGAAGATCTCAGGGGAACATAG